From a single Pseudomonas serboccidentalis genomic region:
- a CDS encoding PaaI family thioesterase, translated as MAENPVFERATRFLSALRHCQVLGLKVHSASSEGLTVILPYSPKIVGNPQTGVIHGGAITSLMDTACGMSTLCVLPEFEVCPTLDLRIDYMHAAEPHKDVYGFAQCYRVTTDVIFARGFAYQDDPEKPIAHVVGTFMRMGKGLKGTQGFGGKIKGEGQ; from the coding sequence ATGGCTGAAAACCCCGTTTTTGAGCGCGCGACGCGATTTCTCTCAGCCTTGCGCCACTGTCAGGTCCTTGGTTTGAAGGTGCACAGCGCCTCCAGCGAAGGGCTCACCGTTATTCTGCCGTACAGCCCAAAAATCGTTGGTAATCCGCAGACCGGAGTGATTCATGGTGGCGCCATCACTTCGTTGATGGACACCGCCTGTGGCATGTCGACGTTGTGCGTGCTGCCGGAGTTCGAAGTCTGCCCGACCCTCGATTTGCGCATCGACTATATGCACGCGGCCGAACCGCACAAGGATGTCTACGGTTTCGCCCAGTGCTATCGGGTCACTACCGATGTGATCTTCGCCCGCGGCTTTGCCTATCAGGATGATCCCGAAAAACCCATTGCCCATGTTGTTGGCACCTTCATGCGCATGGGCAAGGGGCTCAAGGGCACCCAAGGCTTTGGCGGCAAAATAAAAGGAGAGGGGCAGTGA
- a CDS encoding MAPEG family protein encodes MSIPFWCVFISALLIYIARMPVGKAMKEQGGYNNHLPRQQQAQLTGYGARALAAHQNSIEAFILFAVGVLMAHTTQTQGWLIDALAIIFVIARILYLWFYLADKPTLRSLAWLVGLICSLLLMISPTFRTVLL; translated from the coding sequence ATGAGTATTCCGTTCTGGTGTGTGTTTATCAGTGCATTGTTGATTTACATCGCGCGTATGCCGGTGGGGAAAGCCATGAAAGAGCAGGGGGGGTACAACAACCACCTGCCACGCCAACAACAGGCGCAACTCACCGGTTATGGCGCGCGGGCGCTGGCGGCGCACCAGAACAGCATTGAAGCATTCATCCTGTTTGCCGTGGGCGTGCTGATGGCGCACACCACGCAGACACAAGGCTGGTTGATCGATGCCTTGGCGATCATCTTTGTGATCGCGCGGATTCTCTACTTGTGGTTCTACCTGGCCGATAAGCCAACGCTGCGCAGTCTGGCGTGGCTGGTCGGCCTTATCTGTTCTTTGTTGCTGATGATTAGTCCGACTTTTAGAACTGTGTTGCTGTAA
- a CDS encoding PaaI family thioesterase, with protein sequence MNDDLKQQLHTAHVQGDYAPLLKLIPYAGLIGVECSRVGDELLFKLPANKDNIGNPLLPAIHGGVIAGFMELAAALHLLIFTGAPGVPKIIDFSLDYLRAGQFRDTWAKCQVCRQGRRVANVAVTAWQSTESEPIATARAHFKIDEPLKS encoded by the coding sequence GTGAATGACGACCTGAAACAACAACTGCACACCGCTCACGTTCAGGGTGATTACGCGCCGTTACTGAAACTGATCCCGTACGCCGGGCTGATTGGCGTCGAATGCTCGCGGGTGGGCGACGAATTGCTGTTCAAGCTACCGGCGAACAAGGACAACATTGGTAACCCTTTATTGCCGGCAATCCACGGCGGGGTGATTGCCGGGTTCATGGAGCTGGCGGCCGCGTTGCATTTGCTGATCTTCACCGGTGCGCCCGGAGTGCCGAAGATCATCGACTTTTCCCTCGATTACCTGCGTGCCGGACAGTTTCGCGACACCTGGGCCAAGTGTCAGGTCTGTCGCCAGGGGCGGCGGGTGGCGAACGTCGCTGTCACCGCCTGGCAAAGCACCGAGAGCGAGCCGATTGCTACCGCCCGTGCGCACTTCAAAATCGATGAGCCCTTGAAATCCTGA